The Streptomyces sp. M92 nucleotide sequence GAGGTCCGTACGGTGCCGCGCCGGGACGCGGGCGCGCAACTGGTGGCCCGGGTGAAGGAGGAGCTGCCGGAGCTGCTGCGGACCGCTCCCGAGCCGTACGTCTGGATCGCCTGCGACACGGCGACGACGCGGGCGCTGGGGGCGTACGTCCGCAAGGAGCTGGGGGTGGCCAAGCAGCGGGTGAACGCGCTGGGGTACTGGCGCGCGACCTGAGCCGTGGCTTGCGATCATCGGGGGTATGGACGTCACACTGCACCTCGCCCAGGACCCCGAGGCCGACGAGCTGCTCGGCCGCAGTCCGCTCGCCGCGCTGGTGGGCATGCTGCTCGACCAGCAAGTGCCCATGGAGTGGGCGTTCAAGGGGCCGTCGACCATCGCGCGGCGGATGGGCGCGGAGGATCTGGACGCGCACGACATCGCGGCGTACGACCCGGAGGCCTTCGCGGCGCTGCTCTCCGAGAAGCCGGCGGTGCACCGGTACCCCGGGTCGATGGCGGGCCGGGTGCAGCAGCTGTGCCGGTACCTCGTCGAGACGTACGACGGTGATGCCGAGGCGGTGTGGCGGGGTGTGGGCAGCGGGAAGGAGCTGCTGAAGCGGCTCCAGGACCTGCCGGGCTTCGGCAAGCAGAAGGCCCAGATCTTCCTGGCCCTGCTGGGCAAGCAGCTCGGC carries:
- a CDS encoding HhH-GPD-type base excision DNA repair protein; amino-acid sequence: MDVTLHLAQDPEADELLGRSPLAALVGMLLDQQVPMEWAFKGPSTIARRMGAEDLDAHDIAAYDPEAFAALLSEKPAVHRYPGSMAGRVQQLCRYLVETYDGDAEAVWRGVGSGKELLKRLQDLPGFGKQKAQIFLALLGKQLGVRPEGWREAAGAYGEPDSFRSVADITGPESLTKVRAYKQEAKAAAKAKASGK